The following proteins are co-located in the Bombus pyrosoma isolate SC7728 linkage group LG12, ASM1482585v1, whole genome shotgun sequence genome:
- the LOC122573629 gene encoding rapamycin-insensitive companion of mTOR codes for MAISSWMIWGRSLRTSRSHRSRQESEDSCVQLDLSRGLKENVKEILTNLYQRENVPSIKKLAYLNAIVKLISENDSPDYGYSISDVFCCLRVGLVHEATQVRAAALRAVRYMLKKEQDVIAINKLQYPYFVARSMDVNLRNEMERMQALRLVRRILVLAPKHFSPILARSLISLTNGGVEEKDGAFRAFLATLCELGVLNSNLLISCGGISALARAAMTGQSPAIIESVVGVLLKLLNTPDTRSSVSLMCFAAPYCELHSASINRTKEERERFAASKLALLSILRSYSGVLHFCRPDDNSGLKAIADVLYVEQLEVRGAVLELLYELLDLPLPTWTDEPDVALAAVDPSRARDSWKLSEGFVAAEGKYILPSLSSRCPNITEIHLALLVYALLECGLHRALAETIVSTDTFISVRAAVLLGALLHLAHSLLPSEVCDLTPPLPNLLEHASAGKHQALAAVAILERMHTMMRRRPAPASLFLDKILQAGTWLRPTLPRRQRTSSRHWLRRESPTTPLLKDAQVLSSKDALAWNWPVVRSILRSREDTARILHDSDHRLFMKRLVRYFKPCSNGYSRVELATNANLAREATLAGCDLLNCLLEIPEPESTKLLFELIEDIDEQISSIRTAQSAHECLFSPRHMSTTCCQKYFLFLGQLSHSAKGTRILKEFQLLGKLQDLALATNHDCYVKLIISSLDYSSDGPNRKILTKIITEATLDSTRLYATQFLRLILRARMTDAYRWAITLLSERLSDFNKTIALTALEALHEACDEPEYLEALLQQGGQFRDWDKWLEELGDKGYLLKIRLYSLHQGFTTLSSPAEELEKWISPGGFAERYVGLIEGEIHDSLTRRQRNETGSYHRRTSNVPMTPQNIFILPHLIGQLVQHDLGMQLLLRRNVIQRFTRVVQRFRLEFGNRDSESNSRCTKTNRSVIDDACAMSEESGTDETVESNRLETIMDSETVESVDISYPQKVDSLEVDIRRKASLDDSKRTTLERNWRLEPESRDDQTSLSKRILKVKSALWALGHMGTSAAGVEQLNHAGIIELLTSIAETCSYYIVRATAMYALSLIATTRAGADALSTFDWPCVRHRRGDHWPVVPPTNRYPAPSPIPIQRHHRSLSDGKPELPEPVARRTRNRSESAATDLEARRYALPERGETPSPVSSIQRLSQQDAEGYARLRSLQRHRRPSYSQSSLEMYSLDGRLSLQSLSEFDSSRNWIAEQVLTPTPPPPDDNHDNLSYMGIALPKRLITIFPEPAQLSVPTITLDDAPKSDVETTEVDEESCSECDVDAEHYRICLVCSHGKSSSKDMIPEKDLKLQRKILRHAQRLANPVWYRNSRQTLLRLRQLHSERFQDICLFSDVAARLGSNTYRMQARRFLQELFLDSTFEALYVEAANVLKLNDGNGDKSLQSPISTALEPDSRVPSESKVNGRLTFSEIQVAQLDAVAEEAGGDSCVTQQCNKPQELLRKPERRSDEKIIAEILKPEERIRLSKSSDRLLKVSGTNTAISLD; via the exons ATGGCAATTTCTAGCTGGATGATCTGGGGTAGGAGTCTTCGTACGAGCAGATCTCATCGAA GCCGTCAAGAGAGTGAAGACAGCTGCGTGCAACTCGATCTGTCAAGAG gattgaaagaaaatgtgaaagaaattttaaccAATCTTTATCAACGGGAAAATGTTccaagtataaaaaaattagcCTATCTTAATGccattgttaaattaattagcgAAAATGATTCACCAGATTATGGGTATTCCATTAGTGATGTATTTTGCTG cTTGCGGGTGGGTCTTGTGCATGAAGCAACACAAGTTCGTGCAGCTGCACTACGAGCTGTACGATATATGCTCAAAAAAGAACAAGATGTTattgcaattaataaattacagtaTCCATATTTTGTGGCTAGAAGTATGGATGTTAATTTACGAAATGAAATGGAGAGGATGCAGGCTCTTAGACTTGTTAGAAGAATTTTAGTATTAGCTCCAAAACATTTTAGTCCTATTTTAGCAAGATCTTTAATAAGTCTAACCAATGGAGGAGttgaagaaaaagatggaGCATTTCGAGCATTTTTAGCAACTCTTTGTGAATTAGGTGTTTTGAATTCAAATTTGTTAATCAGTTGTGGAGGAATTAGTGCCCTAGCGAGAGCTGCCATGACTGGACAAAGTCCTGCTATAATTGAATCTGTTGTAGgagttttattgaaattattaaatactcCTGATACTAGGAGTAGTGTTTCTCTTATGTGTTTTGCAGCTCCCTATTGTGAGCTCCATTCTGCAAGTATAAATAGAACAAaggaagaacgagaaagatTTGCAGCAAGCAAGTTAGCATTACTAAGTATATTAAGATCCTATTCTGgagttttacatttttgtcgACCTGATGACAATTCGGGATTGAAAGCTATAGCAGATGTGTTATATGTTGAGCAACTCGAAGTAAGAGGTGCTGTTTTAGAATTACTTTATGAGTTGTTGGATTTACCTTTGCCTACTTGGACAGATGAACCTGATGTTGCTCTAGCAGCAGTAGATCCCAGCAGAGCTCGTGATTCTTGGAAATTGTCAGAAGGCTTTGTTGCAGCtgaaggaaaatatattttaccatcCTTATCATCACGTTGTCcaaatattacagaaatacATTTAGCATTATTGGTATATGCTTTACTGGAATGTGGTCTACATCGTGCTCTAGCAGAGACTATTGTTTCCACtgatacttttatttctgtacGTGCAGCTGTCTTGCTAGGTGCACTACTGCATCTTGCACATTCTCTTTTGCCTTCTGAAGTATGTGATCTTACTCCTCCTTTACcaaatttattagaacatGCAAGTGCTGGAAAGCATCAAGCTTTAGCAGCTGTTGCAATTTTGGAACGAATGCACACTATGATGCGACGAAGACCGGCACCAGCAAGTCtatttctcgataaaattttgcaaGCTGGTACGTGGTTAAGACCGACATTACCAAGGCGTCAACGAACATCCAGTAGACATTGGTTACGTCGAGAATCACCGACTACACCTCTTTTGAAAGATGCGCAAGTACTCAGCTCCAAGGATGCCCTTGCTTGGAATTGGCCGGTAGTACGATCTATATTACGCTCACGGGAAGATACTGCGCGAATACTCCATGATTCTGATCACagattatttatgaaaagacTTGTACGTTACTTTAAACCATGTTCCAATGGCTACAGTAGAGTGGAGTTAGCAACAAATGCTAATTTAGCACGAGAAGCAACATTAGCTGGTTGTGATTTATTGAATTGTTTATTGGAAATTCCTGAACCTGAgagtacaaaattattatttgaattaatcgAGGATATTGATGAGCAAATCTCCAGTATTCGAACAGCTCAATCTGCTCATGAATGTTTATTTTCACCTCGTCATATGTCTACTACCTGTTGTCaaaagtattttctatttcttggACAACTGAGCCATTCAGCAAAGGGAActagaattttaaaagaatttcaattattaggAAAGCTGCAAGATTTGGCTTTAGCTACTAATCACGACTGTTATGTTAAACTTATAATATCAAGCTTAGATTATTCTAGCGATGGAcctaatagaaaaatattgactAAGATAATTACAGAAGCTACATTAGACAGTACACGTCTATATGCGACACAGTTCCTCCGATTGATACTCAGAGCCAGAATGACTGACGCCTATCGTTGGGCAATAACATTATTGTCAGAACGGTTGTCGGATTTCAATAAAACTATAGCACTAACTGCATTAGAGGCATTACACGAAGCCTGCGACGAACCAGAATATTTAGAAGCTTTATTGCAACAAGGTGGACAATTTCGGGATTGGGATAAATGGCTGGAAGAATTAGGCGATAAAGGTTACTTGCTGAAAATTCGACTATACTCTCTTCATCAGGGTTTCACCACACTTTCGTCTCCTGCAGAGGAATTGGAAAAATGGATAAGTCCAGGAGGTTTTGCAGAGAGATATGTTGGTTTAATAGAGGGAGAAATACATGATTCTTTAACTCGTCgtcaaagaaacgaaacaggAAGTTATCATAGAAGAACAAGTAACGTTCCCATGACACcacagaatatttttatcctaCCACATTTAATAGGTCAATTGGTGCAACACGATTTAGGTATGCAGCTGTTATTACGTCGAAATGTAATACAACGTTTTACCCGTGTTGTTCAAAGATTTAGACTAGAATTTGGTAACAGAGATTCGGAATCAAACTCAAGATGTACTAAAACTAATCGTTCTGTGATTGATGATGCTTGTGCTATGTCTGAAGAATCTGGTACAGATGAAACAGTAGAATCAAATAGATTAGAGACAATAATGGATTCAGAAACTGTGGAAAGCGTGGATATAAGTTATCCGCAAAAAGTTGACTCTCTAGAAGTAGATATTCGGCGAAAAGCAAGTCTAGATGATTCCAAACGAACTACCTTAGAAAGAAATTGGAGGTTGGAGCCTGAATCTCGAGATGATCAAACGAGCTtaagtaaaagaattttaaaagtaaagtCCGCGCTATGGGCGCTTGGTCACATGGGAACCTCGGCAGCAGGAGTAGAACAATTAAATCATGCAGGCATTATAGAATTGTTAACTTCCATAGCAGAAACGTGTTCATATTATATAGTACGAGCAACAGCTATGTATGCTCTTAGTTTGATTGCTACAACTCGTGCAGGTGCAGATGCACTGTCGACATTTGACTGGCCATGTGTTAGACACAGACGTGGAGACCATTGGCCAGTTGTTCCTCCTACGAACAGATATCCAGCTCCGAGTCCGATTCCTATACAACGACATCATCGGAGTCTCAGTGATGGTAAGCCAGAATTACCTGAACCAGTTGCTCGAAGAACCAGAAATCGATCTGAAAGTGCAGCTACGGATCTCGAAGCCAGACGCTATGCGTTACC agaaagaggagagacaCCAAGTCCTGTTTCAAGTATTCAAAGATTAAGCCAACAAGATGCTGAGGGGTATGCAAGACTTCGTAGTTTACAACGTCATCGGAGACCTAGTTATTCTCAAAGTAGCTTAGAG atgtATAGTTTAGACGGCCGGCTTTCGTTACAAAGTTTATCCGAATTTGATTCATCTCGCAACTGGATTGCGGAACAAGTACTCACTCCAACACCTCCACCTCCCGATGATAATCATGATAATTTATCTTACATGGGTATTGCGCTTCCAAAGAGACTTATAACTATATTTCCGGAACCAGCACAGTTGTCGGTTCCAACTATAACACTGGATGATGCACCTAAGTCAGATGTAGAAACGACCGAAGTAGATGAGGAATCTTGTTCAGAATGTGATGTAGATGCAGAACATTATCGTATATGTTTAGTATGTTCTCATGGTAAAAGTAGCAGCAAAGATATGATTCCAGAAAAAGACTTAAAGTTACAGAg GAAAATACTTAGGCATGCACAGCGATTGGCAAACCCTGTATGGTATCGTAATAGTCGACAAACCTTGCTTAGATTAAGACAGTTACACTCAGAAAGGTTTCag gatatttgtttattttcggATGTAGCTGCTCGTTTAGGTAGTAATACATATAGGATGCAAGCACGGCGatttttacaagaattatttctAGATTCTACATTCGAAGCA CTTTATGTAGAAGCAGCTAATGTTTTAAAACTAAACGATGGCAATGGTGATAAATCCTTGCAATCTCCCATTTCCACGGCGCTTGAACCCGACTCCCGTGTGCCTTCCGAAAGTAAGGTCAATGGAAGACTTACTTTTTCTGAGATTCAAGTAGCACAGCTAGATGCTGTTGCTGAAGAGGCGGGAGGTGATTCCTGTGTGACTCAACAATGCAATAAACCACAAGAGCTTCTGCGCAAACCAGAACGGAGAAGCGACGAAAAGATAATAGCCGAAATTTTAAAACCAGAAGAAAGAATACGTTTATCAAAAAGTTCTGatagattattaaaagtatcaGGTACAAACACTGCCATCAGTCTTGATTAG
- the LOC122573632 gene encoding probable GDP-L-fucose synthase yields MSEGKKIILVTGGTGLVGRAIEHVIETNKNENEKWIFVGSKDADLCDKKDTEKLFEKHKPTHVIHLAAMVGGLFHNMTHNLDFLRRNIHMNDNVLQTAHENDIVKVISCLSTCIFPDKTTYPIDETMIHNGPPHPSNYGYSYAKRLIDIQNRGYYDQYHRIYTSIVPCNVFGPNDNFHPNASHVIPGLIRRLYDLIKDGNTEDKVFTILGSGKPLRQFIYSLDLANLIIWVLREYNSVEPIILSVDESQEVTISQVAEAIAQAFNFKGKLVYDTSAADGQYKKTASNAKLRKYLPDFQFTPFNQAIKDTVDWYIKNYDRARN; encoded by the exons ATGTCTGAAGGTAAAAAGATTATACTTGTAACTGGTGGAACAGGACTAGTTGGTAGAGCTATTGAACATGTCatcgaaacaaataaaaatgaaaatgaaaaatggataTTTGTAGGTTCTAAAGATGCAGACTTatg TGATAAAAAGGATACAGAGAAGTTATTTGAGAAACATAAACCTACGCATGTTATTCATTTAGCTGCTATGGTTGGTGGCTTGTTCCATAATATGACTCACAATTTGGACTTTCTG CGTAGGAATATTCACATGAACGATAATGTATTACAAACTGCTCATGAAAATGATATTGTCAAAGTCATATCATGTTTGTCAACTTGCATATTTCCTGATAAAACAACATATCCTATTGATGAAACCATG ATTCACAATGGCCCACCTCATCCATCAAATTATGGTTACAGTTATGCCAAGCGTCTTATAGATATCCAAAATAGAGGTTATTATGACCAGTATCATAGAATTTATACTAGTATCGTTCCATGCAATGTGTTTGGGCCAAATGATAATTTTCATCCCAATGCCAGTCATGTTATACCAGGTTTAATACGCAGActttatgatttaataaaagatg GAAATACTGAAGATAAGGTATTTACCATATTAGGTTCTGGGAAGCCACTGagacaatttatttatagtttaGACTTAGCTAACTTAATAATATGGGTATTGAGAGAGTATAACTCTGTGGAACCAATTATATTATCAG TTGACGAATCCCAAGAAGTTACAATTTCTCAAGTAGCTGAGGCAATTGCACaagcttttaattttaaaggaaAACTGGTATATGATACGTCTGCTGCCGATGGGCAGTATAAGAAAACAGCAAGCAAtgcaaaattacgaaaatatttaccaGATTTTCAATTCACACCATTTAATCAAGCCATTAAAGATACCGTTGACTGGTATATAAAAAACTATGATCGAGCGAGAAATTAG